Proteins encoded together in one Pseudomonas sp. Seg1 window:
- a CDS encoding DUF6124 family protein, with protein MFKPTPNPPEAENTTPYEFPGSKKFHEAADRALDHYLKPNALTLRFHKPSTMFQVAPDQDNESLLVHACESLAQASLMSSDIAAYIDLPQRRTILAIQQIIMLAELAVNRVLDNVDVTPPAPRS; from the coding sequence ATGTTCAAACCAACACCCAATCCGCCTGAAGCGGAAAACACCACACCCTACGAATTCCCCGGCTCGAAGAAATTCCACGAAGCCGCCGATCGCGCCCTCGACCACTACCTCAAACCCAACGCACTCACCCTGCGCTTTCACAAACCCAGCACCATGTTCCAGGTCGCGCCCGATCAGGACAACGAAAGCCTGCTGGTGCACGCCTGCGAATCACTGGCACAAGCCAGCCTCATGAGCAGTGACATCGCCGCCTACATCGACCTCCCGCAACGGCGCACGATTCTGGCGATCCAGCAGATCATCATGCTCGCCGAACTGGCGGTGAACCGCGTGCTGGATAACGTCGACGTGACACCACCAGCGCCACGCAGCTGA
- a CDS encoding DUF2165 domain-containing protein, which translates to MNTLTTEKIIRYSKVILMAYISFFGLLVMIHNFTDYNSNYTYVAHILSMDTTTASENIKYRAIESPMIHHRIYWFIITMEVTYTVLCLIGTYQLYRKIDESAEVFHEAKKFSIMGILVAIFIYYVCLQTVGVEWFDMDTSQSWNAKDWARHIVDFIFPVMIYITLKVER; encoded by the coding sequence TTGAACACACTGACCACCGAAAAAATCATCCGCTACAGCAAAGTTATATTGATGGCTTACATCAGTTTCTTTGGCCTGTTGGTGATGATCCACAACTTCACCGACTACAATTCAAACTACACGTACGTGGCTCACATCCTGAGCATGGACACCACTACTGCAAGTGAGAACATCAAGTATCGAGCCATTGAATCACCGATGATTCACCACCGGATCTATTGGTTCATCATCACCATGGAGGTGACTTATACGGTGTTGTGTCTGATCGGCACTTATCAGCTTTATCGCAAGATCGATGAATCGGCAGAGGTATTCCATGAAGCCAAGAAGTTCTCGATCATGGGCATACTGGTTGCAATATTCATCTATTACGTCTGTCTGCAAACAGTGGGTGTCGAATGGTTCGACATGGACACTTCACAATCATGGAATGCCAAGGACTGGGCACGGCATATCGTTGACTTCATATTCCCGGTGATGATTTACATCACATTGAAAGTCGAGCGCTGA
- a CDS encoding DMT family transporter, translating to MNLSLYLLTVLIWGTTWIALKWQLGVVAIPVSIVYRFGLAALVLFVLLLLSRRLQPMNRRGHLICVAQGLCLFCVNFMCFLTASQWIPSGLVAVVFSTATLWNALNARVFFGQRIARNVLMGGALGLFGLGLLFWPELAGHRASPQTLLGLGLALCGTLCFSAGNMLSSLQQKAGLKPLTTNAWGMAYGAAMLSVWCLIKGIPFDMDWSTRYVGALLYLVIPGSVIGFTAYLTLVGRMGPERAAYCTVLFPVVALNVSAFVEGYQWTAPALIGLVLVMLGNVLVFRKPKAVVSPVQGKLA from the coding sequence ATGAATCTGTCGTTGTATCTGTTGACCGTGCTGATCTGGGGCACCACCTGGATTGCCCTGAAATGGCAACTGGGTGTAGTGGCGATTCCGGTGTCGATTGTTTATCGCTTCGGCCTCGCGGCGTTGGTGCTGTTCGTCTTGTTGCTGCTCAGCCGTCGGTTGCAACCGATGAACCGTCGCGGCCATTTGATCTGCGTGGCGCAGGGCTTGTGCCTGTTTTGCGTCAACTTCATGTGCTTTTTGACCGCCAGTCAGTGGATTCCCAGCGGTCTGGTGGCGGTAGTGTTTTCCACCGCAACCCTGTGGAACGCCCTCAATGCGCGGGTGTTCTTCGGCCAACGGATTGCCCGTAACGTGTTGATGGGCGGTGCTCTGGGGTTGTTCGGTCTCGGCCTGTTGTTCTGGCCGGAACTGGCCGGCCATCGCGCCAGCCCGCAGACATTGCTCGGCCTCGGTCTGGCGCTGTGCGGCACCTTGTGTTTCTCGGCGGGCAACATGCTCTCGAGTCTGCAACAGAAAGCCGGGCTCAAACCACTGACCACCAATGCCTGGGGCATGGCCTACGGTGCGGCGATGCTGTCGGTGTGGTGCCTGATCAAAGGCATTCCGTTCGACATGGACTGGTCGACGCGTTACGTCGGGGCGCTGCTGTATCTGGTCATTCCAGGTTCGGTGATCGGTTTCACCGCGTACCTGACGCTGGTCGGGCGTATGGGCCCGGAGCGCGCGGCTTATTGCACGGTGTTGTTCCCGGTGGTGGCGCTGAACGTCTCGGCGTTTGTCGAAGGTTATCAGTGGACAGCGCCAGCATTGATCGGGCTGGTATTGGTCATGCTGGGTAACGTGCTGGTGTTTCGTAAACCGAAGGCGGTGGTATCACCGGTGCAGGGAAAGTTGGCTTGA
- a CDS encoding FecR family protein, whose product MNHSDRVIPTPAQEQAAFAWLSLLHDRPSAGDQLTFSQWLRADLAHAEAYAQAQVVWELSEGPAKTLADEEALALQGYLETMDRPRRPQLLRWSGALAMAACLLLMVSLGTGWQPQRWLDDLGADYVSAPGEIRTVTLADQSQVTLDADSAIAVDFSHGERHVQLRRGAGFFSVTHTGEPFVVEAEKGQARVLGTQFEVRLQPHGAQVTVLSGRVGVTADRDAAQQILTAGQQVAYGAGSAQKLHAVDSEAQLAWRQGWLTYYKTTLAEVVADLRRYYPGRIVLLNEELAARKVSGSFPSRDPQAVLNSLQGVLGFEQHQVLGHLIILR is encoded by the coding sequence GTGAATCACTCCGACCGCGTCATCCCGACGCCCGCCCAGGAACAGGCGGCATTTGCCTGGCTGAGCCTGTTGCATGACCGGCCCAGCGCTGGCGATCAACTCACCTTCAGCCAATGGCTGCGCGCCGACCTGGCTCACGCCGAGGCTTATGCACAGGCACAAGTGGTCTGGGAGTTGAGCGAAGGGCCGGCGAAAACGCTGGCCGACGAAGAGGCGCTGGCGTTGCAGGGCTATCTCGAGACGATGGATCGCCCGCGTCGTCCGCAGCTGCTGCGTTGGTCCGGTGCGCTGGCGATGGCGGCGTGTCTGTTGCTGATGGTCAGCCTCGGCACAGGGTGGCAGCCGCAGCGCTGGCTCGATGATCTTGGCGCCGATTATGTTTCGGCGCCCGGCGAGATTCGCACCGTAACCCTGGCCGACCAGTCGCAAGTCACGCTGGATGCTGACAGCGCCATCGCGGTGGATTTCAGCCATGGCGAGCGCCATGTGCAGTTGCGTCGTGGCGCCGGATTTTTCAGCGTGACCCACACGGGTGAGCCGTTTGTGGTCGAGGCCGAGAAGGGCCAGGCGCGGGTGCTCGGGACGCAATTCGAGGTGCGTCTGCAACCTCACGGCGCGCAGGTCACGGTGTTGTCCGGACGGGTCGGTGTGACAGCGGATCGCGACGCAGCGCAGCAGATTCTCACGGCGGGTCAGCAGGTCGCCTACGGTGCGGGCTCGGCGCAGAAACTCCACGCGGTGGACAGCGAGGCACAACTGGCCTGGCGTCAGGGCTGGCTGACTTACTACAAAACCACGCTGGCGGAGGTGGTGGCGGATCTGCGCCGCTATTACCCGGGGCGAATTGTTTTGCTCAACGAAGAGCTGGCGGCGCGCAAGGTCAGCGGCAGTTTTCCCAGCAGGGATCCGCAGGCTGTTCTCAACTCTCTACAAGGGGTGCTGGGGTTTGAGCAGCATCAGGTGCTGGGGCATCTGATCATTTTGCGTTGA
- a CDS encoding efflux transporter outer membrane subunit, giving the protein MPRRINRALLPLSVLAFTLGLSGCISTQGIAPHSKALEADALATDEAIAHAARDANWPTAQWWQAYGDPQLNRWIDLAVQDSPSMAIAAARVRQAKAMAGVAEAAESLQINGESTLKRHNWPTDQFYGPGELANTTTWDNNAALGFSYALDLWGRESNASERAVDLAHMSAAEARQAQLELQNNIVRAYIELSLHYAQRDIVAATLAQQQQILDLAQKRLNGGIGTHFEVSQAQTPLPETHRQLDSLDEEIALSRNQIAALAGKGPGAGAQLQRPTLSLGAALKLPSALPAELLGQRPDVVASRWQVAAQARGIDVAHAGFYPNVDLVGSLGYMATGGGALEFLTGKKLNYNVGPAISLPIFDGGRLRAELGESSAGYDIAVAHYNQTLVNALKNISDQLIRRESMDKQQGFAAESVATAQKTYDIAMIAYQRGLTDYLNVLNAQTLLFKQQQVQQQVQAARLTAHAELVTALGGGLGAGNDVPTAEKTAAPKTPALLR; this is encoded by the coding sequence GTGCCGCGTCGCATCAACAGAGCGCTTTTGCCGCTCAGTGTTCTGGCTTTTACCCTGGGTCTCAGCGGCTGCATCTCAACGCAAGGAATTGCCCCGCATAGCAAGGCATTGGAAGCCGACGCACTGGCCACCGACGAGGCCATCGCCCACGCCGCCCGTGACGCAAACTGGCCCACCGCGCAATGGTGGCAAGCCTACGGTGACCCGCAACTGAACCGCTGGATCGACCTCGCCGTACAAGACAGCCCGAGCATGGCCATTGCCGCTGCGCGAGTGCGTCAGGCCAAAGCCATGGCCGGTGTCGCCGAAGCGGCCGAGTCGTTGCAGATCAATGGCGAGTCGACGCTCAAGCGCCACAACTGGCCGACCGATCAGTTTTACGGCCCGGGCGAGCTGGCCAACACCACCACCTGGGACAACAACGCCGCGCTCGGTTTCAGCTATGCGCTCGACCTCTGGGGCCGGGAAAGCAATGCCAGCGAACGCGCGGTGGATCTGGCGCACATGAGCGCCGCCGAAGCGCGGCAGGCACAGCTCGAATTGCAGAACAACATCGTGCGCGCCTACATCGAGCTGTCGCTGCATTACGCCCAGCGCGACATCGTCGCCGCGACGCTTGCGCAGCAGCAGCAGATTCTCGATCTGGCGCAGAAGCGTTTGAACGGCGGGATCGGCACGCACTTCGAAGTCAGCCAAGCGCAAACGCCGCTGCCGGAAACTCATCGGCAACTGGATTCGCTGGATGAAGAAATTGCCCTCAGCCGCAACCAGATCGCCGCGCTGGCCGGCAAGGGACCGGGTGCGGGCGCGCAATTGCAGCGACCGACGCTGTCCCTTGGCGCAGCGCTGAAGTTGCCGTCAGCGCTACCGGCCGAACTGCTCGGGCAACGCCCGGACGTGGTCGCCAGTCGCTGGCAAGTGGCGGCGCAGGCACGGGGAATTGATGTTGCGCACGCAGGGTTTTATCCCAACGTCGATCTGGTCGGCAGCCTCGGCTACATGGCGACCGGGGGCGGCGCGCTGGAGTTTCTGACCGGCAAGAAACTCAATTACAACGTCGGCCCTGCGATCTCGTTGCCGATCTTCGATGGTGGGCGTTTGCGTGCTGAATTGGGTGAGTCGTCGGCCGGTTATGACATCGCCGTCGCGCATTACAACCAGACGCTGGTCAACGCGCTGAAGAATATCTCTGACCAGTTGATCCGCCGTGAGTCGATGGACAAGCAGCAAGGCTTTGCCGCCGAGTCTGTGGCCACGGCGCAGAAAACTTACGACATCGCGATGATCGCCTATCAACGCGGCCTCACCGATTACCTCAACGTGCTGAATGCGCAGACGCTGTTGTTCAAGCAGCAGCAAGTGCAGCAACAGGTGCAGGCGGCGCGATTGACCGCGCATGCGGAGTTGGTGACGGCGCTGGGTGGTGGGCTCGGTGCTGGCAACGATGTGCCGACGGCCGAGAAAACCGCAGCCCCGAAAACCCCGGCACTCCTGCGGTGA
- a CDS encoding DUF3325 domain-containing protein — protein sequence MLLALLLCYAGFTALCLSMPRHHDELLGHKASARRRQGLQLSGWLLLALSLWAAVSSNGWSFGLVDWFAVLMLSALTLVLLLPYRPRLALALAGGSLLASPVAAWAQC from the coding sequence ATGCTGCTGGCCCTGTTGCTTTGCTACGCCGGGTTTACCGCGCTGTGTTTGTCGATGCCTCGGCACCACGATGAATTGCTCGGTCACAAAGCCTCGGCTCGCCGCCGTCAGGGCTTGCAACTCAGCGGGTGGTTATTGCTGGCCTTGTCGCTGTGGGCGGCAGTGTCGAGCAACGGCTGGAGTTTCGGTCTGGTCGACTGGTTCGCGGTACTGATGCTCAGCGCACTGACGTTGGTGTTGTTGCTGCCGTATCGCCCGCGTCTGGCTTTGGCACTGGCGGGGGGCAGCCTGCTGGCCAGTCCGGTCGCTGCATGGGCGCAGTGCTGA
- a CDS encoding AraC family transcriptional regulator, producing the protein MAAIDNLQVFQALNRSPNARLVHSAELGDGLAAALWTNHHDAQEYEAPSHHTLSCYIAGGTGTFRRGQPGQKGGPDKLCILPADHESGWVINGDIRLAHLYFSAEQFAIGCVTLLDREPREMQLREQTFLEDPQQAQRFRQLLTLNWDEPAERLLTSSLAHELISHTLLSQVGARQGLRLKGGLAPHQRRQLGEFIDNQLAEPISLGQLAGLCALSEYHFARMFRVSFGLPPHQYVLARRLSRARELLRGTALPLGEIALACGFASASHFTNRFRQVLGGTPGEYRQAFLR; encoded by the coding sequence ATGGCCGCAATCGATAACCTGCAAGTCTTCCAAGCGCTTAACCGCTCGCCGAACGCTCGCCTTGTGCACAGCGCCGAGCTCGGTGACGGCCTGGCTGCGGCCCTGTGGACCAATCACCACGACGCCCAGGAATACGAAGCCCCCAGCCATCACACCCTCTCCTGCTACATCGCCGGCGGCACCGGCACGTTTCGTCGCGGTCAGCCGGGCCAGAAGGGTGGGCCGGACAAGCTGTGCATCCTGCCGGCCGACCATGAATCGGGCTGGGTAATCAACGGTGATATCCGTTTGGCCCACCTGTACTTCAGCGCCGAACAATTCGCCATCGGTTGCGTCACGTTGCTTGATCGCGAGCCACGGGAAATGCAGCTGCGCGAGCAGACTTTTCTCGAAGACCCGCAACAGGCGCAGCGCTTTCGCCAGCTACTGACGCTGAACTGGGACGAGCCCGCCGAACGCTTGCTGACCAGTAGCCTGGCGCATGAATTGATCAGCCATACCTTGCTCAGTCAGGTCGGCGCCCGTCAGGGTTTGCGTCTGAAAGGTGGACTGGCGCCGCACCAGCGTCGGCAACTGGGGGAGTTCATCGACAACCAGTTGGCCGAGCCGATCAGCCTCGGGCAATTGGCTGGATTGTGTGCGTTGTCGGAGTACCACTTTGCGCGGATGTTTCGCGTGAGCTTCGGTTTGCCACCGCATCAATATGTGCTGGCACGACGCTTGAGCCGGGCGCGGGAGTTGTTGCGCGGGACAGCGTTGCCACTGGGGGAAATTGCGCTGGCCTGTGGGTTTGCCAGCGCGAGTCATTTCACCAATCGGTTCAGGCAGGTTTTGGGCGGAACGCCAGGCGAGTATCGGCAGGCGTTTTTGCGTTAG
- a CDS encoding LysR family transcriptional regulator gives MDTLQNMRAFSCVAEAGSFTAAAVQLDTTTANVSRAVSNLEAHLQTRLLNRTTRRIALTEAGKRYLLRCEQILAYVEEAEAEASEAHARPAGQLKVHTMTGIGQHFVIDAIARYRKTHPDVTFDLTMANRVPDLLDEGYDVSIVLARELPDSGFVSQRLGITYSIVCASPAYVKANGCAQKPSDLLNHACLRLVSPVIPLEKWAFDGPEGQEMVTINSSPFLVNSADAMKTAITSGMGVGVLPVYAAIEGLRNGTLVRVMPNYRSQELNLYAIYPSRQYLDAKIKTWVEYLRGSLPEILAAHQAELAAYELSGSLAGARVAN, from the coding sequence ATGGACACTTTGCAAAACATGCGCGCCTTCAGTTGCGTGGCCGAAGCCGGCAGCTTCACCGCCGCCGCCGTGCAACTCGACACCACCACCGCCAACGTTTCGCGCGCGGTCTCCAACCTGGAAGCCCACCTGCAAACCCGACTGCTTAACCGCACGACCCGGCGCATCGCCCTGACCGAGGCCGGCAAGCGTTACCTGCTGCGCTGCGAGCAGATCCTCGCCTACGTCGAAGAAGCCGAAGCCGAAGCCAGCGAGGCCCACGCCCGCCCCGCCGGGCAGTTGAAAGTGCACACCATGACCGGTATCGGCCAGCACTTCGTGATCGACGCCATCGCCCGCTACCGCAAGACCCACCCCGACGTGACCTTCGACCTGACCATGGCCAACCGCGTGCCGGACCTGCTCGACGAAGGCTACGACGTCTCCATCGTGCTGGCCCGCGAACTGCCGGACTCCGGTTTCGTCTCGCAACGCCTGGGCATCACCTACAGCATCGTCTGCGCCTCACCGGCCTACGTGAAAGCCAACGGCTGCGCGCAAAAGCCCAGCGACCTGCTCAACCACGCCTGCCTGCGTCTGGTCAGCCCGGTCATCCCGCTGGAGAAATGGGCCTTCGACGGCCCGGAAGGCCAGGAAATGGTCACCATCAACAGCTCACCATTTCTGGTGAACTCCGCCGACGCGATGAAAACCGCGATCACCAGCGGCATGGGCGTCGGCGTCCTGCCGGTGTACGCAGCGATCGAGGGATTGCGCAACGGCACGCTGGTAAGGGTCATGCCGAACTACCGCTCGCAGGAACTCAACCTGTATGCGATCTACCCTTCGCGGCAATACCTTGATGCGAAGATCAAGACCTGGGTCGAGTACCTGCGCGGTTCGCTGCCAGAAATACTCGCGGCGCATCAGGCGGAACTGGCTGCTTATGAGCTCAGCGGCAGCCTTGCCGGGGCTCGCGTCGCCAACTGA
- a CDS encoding TonB-dependent receptor, with amino-acid sequence MKSRAKSGSVKQWLGVQVLSFSALALLPMSVALAAETVSSQAQQQFNFSLAAKPLPQALSDFSRVTGQSVVYTDEAPYGLTAPAVNGQMSAEQALQRLLSGSGLNFRRTDSHTLALEPQPTAGALNLGATTITSMRDESMSYQPPPTSSVMRSSASLQEIPQTVNVIPAQVIRDQAPRNLDDALANVSGITQGNTLGSTQDSVMTRGFGDNRNGSIMRDGMPIMQGRGMNATVDRVEVLKGPASLLYGIQDPGGVVNLVSKKPELEQYNALTFTGSTYGDGKNGSGGTFDSTGALGDSALAYRMVVDHVDEDYWRNYGTHRETLIAPSLAWYGERTKLLFAYEHREFLTPFDRGTLIDPRTNHPLDISRKERLDEPFNDMEGRSDLYHFEADHELNDDWKAHFGYSWNRETYDASQVRVTAIDTKKGTLTRSMDGTHGAITTDRFTTASLEGKVNVLGMQHDLVFGVDDEYRKIYRADLIRQKSLTNFSYINPVYGREVEGTTVSPADSAQTDLLRSDSVFLQDSIHLNDQWILVAGGRFQEYDQYAGKGVPFKANTDTNGQKWVPRAGLVYRYTDELSFYGSYTESFKPNSTIAPLSGSSTVLDGSIAPEQAKSWELGARLDMPGRITGNVALFDIKKRNVLVANSEGPTTIYSAAGEVRSRGLEVDMTGQLSERWSLIGNYAYTDAEVTEDPTYKGKRLQNVAKNSGSLSAVYDFGSVIGGDQLRVGARARYVGERAGNAVNDFDLPSYTVADAFATYDTQVEGQKVKFQLNVKNLFDRTYYTSAASRFFVSMGDSRQVSLSSTLEF; translated from the coding sequence ATGAAGTCCAGGGCAAAATCGGGTTCGGTCAAACAGTGGTTGGGCGTTCAAGTGTTGAGCTTTTCGGCATTGGCCTTGCTGCCAATGAGCGTGGCGCTCGCCGCCGAAACCGTCAGCAGTCAGGCGCAACAGCAATTCAACTTCTCCCTGGCCGCCAAACCGCTGCCCCAGGCTCTGAGCGACTTCAGCCGTGTCACCGGGCAAAGCGTGGTTTACACCGATGAAGCGCCGTACGGCCTCACCGCACCCGCCGTGAACGGCCAGATGAGCGCCGAACAAGCGCTGCAACGCCTGCTCAGCGGTTCCGGCCTGAACTTCCGTCGCACCGACAGCCACACGCTGGCGCTGGAGCCGCAACCCACTGCCGGTGCGCTGAACCTTGGCGCCACCACCATCACCTCGATGCGCGACGAGTCGATGAGTTATCAGCCGCCGCCAACCAGTTCGGTCATGCGTTCATCGGCCTCGCTTCAAGAGATCCCGCAGACCGTCAACGTCATCCCGGCGCAAGTGATCCGCGATCAGGCGCCGCGCAATCTCGACGATGCGTTGGCCAACGTCAGCGGCATCACCCAAGGCAACACTTTGGGCAGCACTCAGGATTCGGTGATGACGCGCGGTTTCGGCGACAACCGTAATGGCTCGATCATGCGCGACGGCATGCCGATCATGCAGGGCCGGGGCATGAACGCCACGGTCGATCGCGTCGAAGTGCTCAAAGGCCCGGCGTCCTTGCTGTACGGGATTCAGGACCCGGGCGGCGTGGTCAACCTGGTCAGCAAGAAGCCCGAACTTGAGCAGTACAACGCACTGACTTTCACCGGTTCGACCTACGGCGACGGCAAGAACGGCAGCGGCGGCACCTTCGACAGCACCGGCGCGCTGGGCGATTCCGCGCTGGCCTATCGCATGGTGGTGGATCACGTCGACGAAGATTACTGGCGCAACTACGGCACCCACCGTGAAACGTTGATCGCGCCATCGCTGGCCTGGTACGGCGAGCGCACCAAGCTGTTGTTCGCCTACGAACACCGGGAATTTCTCACCCCGTTCGACCGTGGCACGTTGATCGATCCGCGCACCAACCATCCGCTGGATATCTCGCGCAAGGAGCGTCTCGACGAGCCGTTCAACGACATGGAAGGGCGTTCGGACTTGTATCACTTCGAGGCCGACCACGAACTCAACGACGACTGGAAAGCCCACTTCGGCTACAGCTGGAACCGCGAAACCTACGACGCCAGCCAGGTCCGCGTGACCGCTATCGACACCAAAAAAGGCACGCTGACCCGCAGCATGGACGGCACCCACGGCGCGATCACCACCGACCGTTTCACCACCGCCAGCCTCGAAGGCAAGGTCAACGTGCTGGGCATGCAACATGACCTGGTGTTCGGCGTCGATGACGAGTACCGCAAGATCTACCGCGCTGACCTGATCCGGCAGAAAAGCCTGACGAACTTCAGCTACATCAATCCGGTGTATGGTCGCGAAGTCGAAGGCACCACGGTCAGCCCGGCGGACAGTGCACAGACCGATCTGCTGCGCAGCGATTCGGTGTTCCTGCAGGATTCGATTCACCTCAACGACCAGTGGATTCTGGTCGCCGGCGGACGCTTCCAGGAGTACGACCAGTACGCCGGCAAAGGCGTGCCGTTCAAGGCCAACACCGACACCAATGGGCAGAAGTGGGTGCCGCGCGCGGGCCTGGTGTATCGCTACACCGATGAGCTGTCGTTCTACGGCAGCTACACCGAATCGTTCAAACCCAACTCGACCATTGCCCCGTTGAGTGGCAGCAGCACCGTGCTCGACGGCAGCATCGCGCCGGAACAAGCCAAGTCCTGGGAACTGGGTGCGCGGCTGGACATGCCGGGGCGCATCACCGGTAACGTCGCGCTGTTCGACATCAAGAAACGCAACGTGCTGGTGGCCAACTCCGAAGGCCCGACGACGATTTACAGCGCTGCGGGTGAAGTGCGTTCGCGTGGTCTGGAAGTCGATATGACCGGTCAACTGAGTGAACGCTGGAGCCTGATCGGCAACTATGCCTACACCGATGCCGAAGTCACCGAAGACCCGACCTACAAGGGCAAGCGTTTGCAGAACGTGGCGAAGAACAGCGGCTCATTGTCGGCGGTGTATGACTTCGGCAGCGTGATCGGCGGCGATCAACTGCGCGTCGGTGCCCGGGCGCGCTATGTCGGCGAGCGGGCGGGCAATGCGGTGAATGATTTCGATCTGCCGAGCTACACCGTGGCCGATGCGTTTGCCACTTACGACACCCAAGTGGAAGGGCAGAAGGTCAAGTTTCAGCTCAATGTGAAGAACCTGTTTGACCGTACTTACTACACCTCGGCGGCGAGCCGGTTCTTTGTGTCGATGGGGGATTCGCGGCAGGTTTCGCTTTCCAGCACATTGGAGTTCTGA
- a CDS encoding D-glycerate dehydrogenase: MKKTVLAFSRITPPMIEQLKQEFDVIVPTPKNGDINAQFNEALPHAHGLIGVGRKLGRTQLENAAKLEVVSSVSVGYDNYDLDYFNERGIMLTNTPDVLTESTADLAFTLIMSSARRVAELDAWTKAGQWQASVGAPLFGTDVHGKTLGIVGMGNIGAAVARRGRFGFNMPIIYSGNSRKSELEQELGAQFRSLDQLLAEADFVCLVVPLSDKTRHLISHRELALMKPSAILVNISRGPVVDEPALIEALQNNRIRGAGLDVYEKEPLAESPLFQLKNAVTLPHIGSATHETREAMANRAIANLRSALLGERPQDLVNPQVWRG; encoded by the coding sequence ATGAAAAAAACAGTCCTGGCCTTCAGCCGCATCACCCCCCCAATGATCGAACAACTAAAACAAGAGTTCGACGTCATCGTCCCCACCCCAAAAAACGGCGACATCAACGCCCAGTTCAACGAAGCCCTGCCCCACGCCCACGGCCTCATCGGCGTCGGCCGCAAACTCGGCCGCACACAACTGGAAAACGCCGCAAAACTGGAAGTGGTCTCCAGCGTCTCCGTCGGCTACGACAACTACGACCTCGACTACTTCAACGAACGCGGGATCATGCTCACCAACACCCCGGACGTACTCACCGAAAGTACCGCCGACCTCGCCTTCACCCTGATCATGAGCAGCGCCCGCCGCGTCGCCGAACTCGACGCCTGGACCAAGGCTGGGCAATGGCAAGCCAGCGTCGGCGCCCCATTGTTCGGCACTGACGTACACGGCAAAACCCTCGGCATCGTCGGCATGGGCAACATCGGCGCCGCCGTCGCCCGCCGTGGCCGGTTCGGCTTCAACATGCCGATTATCTACAGCGGCAACAGCCGCAAGAGCGAACTCGAACAAGAACTCGGCGCACAATTTCGCAGCCTCGACCAACTCCTCGCCGAAGCCGATTTCGTTTGCCTGGTCGTGCCCCTCAGCGACAAGACCCGCCACCTGATCAGCCATCGCGAACTGGCGCTGATGAAGCCGAGCGCGATTCTGGTCAACATCTCCCGTGGTCCGGTCGTCGACGAACCCGCGCTGATCGAAGCGCTGCAAAACAACCGCATCCGTGGCGCCGGTCTGGACGTCTACGAAAAGGAACCGCTGGCCGAGTCGCCACTGTTCCAGCTGAAAAACGCCGTGACCCTGCCGCACATCGGCTCTGCCACCCATGAAACCCGCGAAGCCATGGCCAATCGGGCCATTGCCAACTTGCGCAGTGCGTTGCTCGGCGAACGCCCGCAGGACCTGGTCAATCCGCAAGTCTGGCGCGGATAA
- a CDS encoding RNA polymerase sigma factor translates to MLIGLPPESRDDEPRGARAHFLQVFLSQRSQMEALVNRRVGCRATAADLVQDLFLRFWRRPLVQVEELSTYLLRCAGNIAIDHLRSEGTRVRVNEGWQPEEPHSHGSEPQAALEAGNDLRHVEAALRALPERTRQIFLLNRIHGRKYADIAKAMGLSQSAVEKHMMRALEACKASLREPAPRTPGKAP, encoded by the coding sequence GTGCTGATCGGTCTGCCGCCGGAATCCCGCGACGACGAGCCGCGCGGGGCACGTGCGCATTTTCTTCAGGTGTTCCTGTCCCAGCGTTCACAAATGGAAGCGCTGGTGAACCGGCGCGTCGGCTGCCGGGCGACGGCGGCAGATCTGGTGCAGGACTTGTTTCTGCGCTTCTGGCGCCGACCGTTGGTGCAGGTTGAAGAACTCAGCACCTACTTGTTGCGGTGTGCCGGCAACATCGCCATCGACCATTTGCGCAGCGAAGGCACGCGGGTGCGCGTCAATGAAGGCTGGCAACCGGAAGAACCGCACAGCCACGGCAGCGAACCGCAAGCAGCGCTGGAAGCCGGCAACGATCTGCGCCATGTCGAAGCGGCGTTGCGCGCCTTGCCCGAGCGCACCCGGCAGATTTTTTTGCTCAATCGCATTCACGGCCGCAAGTACGCGGACATCGCCAAAGCCATGGGCCTGTCCCAAAGCGCCGTGGAAAAACATATGATGCGCGCCCTCGAGGCCTGCAAGGCCAGCCTGCGCGAACCCGCGCCACGCACGCCAGGGAAAGCACCGTGA